One stretch of Nicotiana tabacum cultivar K326 chromosome 18, ASM71507v2, whole genome shotgun sequence DNA includes these proteins:
- the LOC107763030 gene encoding ADP,ATP carrier protein, mitochondrial, producing the protein MADMNQHPTVFQKAANQLHLSSSLSQDVHARHGGVQPAVYQRRFAYGNYSNAGLQTCQATQDLSLITSNASPVFVQAPQEKGLAAFATDFLMGGVSAAVSKTAAAPIERVKLLIQNQDEMLKAGRLSEPYKGIGDCFGRTIKEEGIGSLWRGNTANVIRYFPTQALNFAFKDYFKRLFNFKKDRDGYWKWFAGNLASGGAAGASSLLFVYSLDYARTRLANDAKASKKGGERQFNGLVDVYRKTLKSDGIAGLYRGFNISCVGIIVYRGLYFGMYDSLKPVLLTGNLQDSFFASFGLGWLITNGAGLASYPIDTVRRRMMMTSGEAVKYKSSFDAFSQIVKNEGAKSLFKGAGANILRAVAGAGVLAGYDKLQVIVFGKKYGSGGA; encoded by the exons ATGGCAGATATGAACCAGCACCCAACTGTCTTCCAGAAGGCAGCTAACCAGCTACACCTGAGCTCAAGTCTTTCCCAAGATGTCCATGCTCGCCATGGGGGTGTGCAGCCTGCTGTTTACCAGAGGCGTTTTGCTTATGGCAACTACTCTAATGCTGGACTACAAACATGCCAAGCCACTCAGGATCTATCATTGATCACCTCAAATGCTTCACCAGTGTTTGTGCAGGCTCCTCAAGAGAAAGGACTTGCAGCTTTTGCCACTGACTTCCTCATGGGTGGAGTTTCTGCTGCTGTGTCAAAGACCGCTGCTGCCCCCATTGAACGTGTTAAACTTTTGATCCAAAATCAAGATGAGATGCTCAAGGCTGGTAGGCTCTCAGAACCATACAAGGGAATTGGCGATTGTTTTGGGAGGACAATCAAGGAAGAAGGGATTGGGTCTTTATGGAGAGGAAACACTGCTAATGTTATTCGTTATTTCCCCACTCAG GCCTTGAACTTTGCATTTAAGGATTACTTTAAGAGACTCTTCAACTTCAAGAAGGACCGCGATGGCTACTGGAAGTGGTTTGCCGGCAACCTTGCATCTGGTGGTGCTGCTGGTGCTTCCTCATTGCTCTTTGTCTACTCCTTGGACTATGCTCGTACCCGTCTTGCTAATGATGCCAAGGCCTCAAAGAAGGGAGGTGAGAGGCAGTTCAACGGTTTGGTTGATGTCTACAGGAAGACACTCAAATCTGATGGAATTGCTGGTCTGTACCGTGGATTCAACATTTCATGTGTTGGTATCATTGTTTACCGTGGTTTGTACTTTGGAATGTACGACTCTTTGAAGCCTGTTCTCTTGACTGGAAACCTGCAG GATAGTTTCTTTGCTAGTTTTGGTCTTGGTTGGCTCATCACCAATGGTGCTGGTCTTGCTTCCTACCCAATTGATACAGTCAGAAGAAGAATGATGATGACGTCTGGTGAGGCCGTTAAGTACAAGAGTTCGTTCGATGCATTCTCCCAGATTGTTAAGAACGAGGGTGCCAAATCCCTCTTCAAGGGTGCTGGTGCAAACATCCTCCGAGCTGTTGCTGGTGCTGGTGTGTTGGCCGGATACGACAAGCTTCAGGTCAttgtttttggaaagaaatacgGATCCGGTGGTGCCTAA